A genomic region of Phragmites australis chromosome 2, lpPhrAust1.1, whole genome shotgun sequence contains the following coding sequences:
- the LOC133893545 gene encoding mediator of RNA polymerase II transcription subunit 27-like, giving the protein MGSKMQQAKAQAQAVVVAQSAVAPAAGHTYDPAGGDAPPKQVAQAMERLGRAGRLIADIRLSGDRLLEALFVAGGAPPYNAHQHADRTARAVTQEEAAMRRHFQDLRALGRQLEESGVLNGALKAQGNSWGLHMPLVCPDGAVVAYAWKRQLAGQAGASAVDRTRLALKAFTDQKRRFFPHLEDEVLSHLHDGEPGVAKRTRLSASNEELEEKTLSEILKNLGNEVPNLKIFTYRHLDWSKRASSLASLMDDDFVDPSKELNLQNMGKLRSGALTTSIDQVAVIELLVPSIFRAVVSLHPAGSTDPDAVAFFSPTEGGSYLHARGLSVHHVFKHVKEHADKALQYFISVKPSKALSLLLRWIASYQSLFTKVCSKCRRLLLMDKSLALLLPPVHHPYHQTSNVGSDLQEAYHIGCSSYDG; this is encoded by the exons ATGGGGAGCAAGATGCAGCAGGCTAaggcgcaggcgcaggcggTCGTGGTCGCGCAGtcggcggtggcgccggcggcgggtCACACGTACGATCCGGCGGGCGGGGACGCGCCGCCGAAGCAGGTGGCGCAGGCGATGGAGCGGCTAGGGCGCGCGGGCCGGCTCATCGCGGACATCCGGCTCAGCGGGGATCGCCTCCTCGAGGCCCTCTTCGTCGCCGGCGGTGCGCCCCCGTACAACGCCCACCAGCACGCCGACAGGACCGCGCGCGCCGTCACCCAGGAGGAGGCTGCCATGCGCCGCCATTTCCAGGACCTCCGCGCCCTCGGCAG GCAATTAGAGGAGTCTGGAGTTCTTAATGGGGCCCTTAAAGCTCAAGGCAATTCATGGGGCTTGCACATGCCACTTGTTTGTCCAGATGGTGCTGTTGTAGCTTATGCTTGGAAGCGTCAACTGGCGGGCCAGGCTGGTGCATCTGCTGTTGACAGAACTAG GTTAGCTCTCAAGGCCTTCACTGACCAGAAAAGAAGATTCTTTCCTCATCTAGAAGACGAAGTGCTTAGCCATCTCCATGATGGTGAACCTGGTGTCGCTAAAAGGACAAGATTGTCTGCCAGCAATGAAGAGCTAGAGGAAAAAACTTTATCTGAAATACTGAAAAATCTAGGAAATGAAGTACCTAACCTGAAAATATTCACATACCGGCATCTGGATTGGTCAAAAAGAGCTTCATCACTAGCATCTCTGATGGATGATGACTTTGTGGATCCCTCTAAAGAGTTGAACCTGCAAAATATGGGCAAATTGAGATCTGGTGCTCTGACAACTTCCATAGACCAGGTTGCAGTAATTGAGTTGCTGGTTCCTTCAATATTTAGAGCTGTAGTGTCACTGCATCCTGCTGGATCTACTGATCCTGATGCTGTAGCATTCTTCTCTCCCACCGAG GGAGGTAGCTACCTTCACGCGAGAGGCCTGTCAGTGCATCATGTATTTAAGCATGTAAAG GAACATGCTGACAAGGCATTGCAGTACTTCATCAGTGTCAAACCCAGTAAAGCACTATCTCTACTATTG CGTTGGATCGCCAGCTATCAGTCTCTATTTACAAAGGTGTGCAG CAAATGCCGACGGCTTCTGCTGATGGACAAATCCTTAGCTTTGCTTTTACCTCCTGTCCACCACCCTTATCACCAGACTTCAAATGTAGGTTCAGATCTTCAGGAAGCCTATCACATTGGATGTTCTTCCTATGATGGCTAA
- the LOC133893552 gene encoding pentatricopeptide repeat-containing protein At5g57250, mitochondrial, whose protein sequence is MPLPGGKGELPPPPLPLPSLIKLGRAVTARHVDRLLAALLRRRKHRLLAALASQALANAVAPTPRTHLLTASALLDSAHPRDAAQRLALASSAPASCASRCLWGALLRRACAGSGDPHHALELLAAAVEDHGAVLSPSTYRVMVVGLCARGEVDRALKAFDVMTERGCQVDDRVCSSIVSGFSRAGKAGAGLEFYKRLRSEFSGFEPGLVTLTSVVHALGLEGRIVEMAELLREMECKGMGADAVLYSSMVHGLMSRGFLMEGLREHRSMLDKGITADVVNYTTVIDGLCREGSVEKVIGFLDEMERRDAKPNLITYTSLVRGFCKRNRLEDSFSILRQLKQTGMVVDEYVYSILIDNLCKKGDLDRAFSLLDEMENKGVKAGIVTYNAVMNGLCKAGDTEKAVEIFEGVAADNFTYSTLLHGYMNRDDATGVMAIRGRLESSGISMDIVTCNVLVKALFMINKVDDAWSLFHKMPEMGLRPNTITYHTMIDMMCKLEKIDKALELFDKYKKDSSLSSTVVHDCLIRALCNGRKVDMADQIFYDLVQKKLRPDYCNCRKLIHAHFKERGEHGVLDFIFKVGELDIDLFSSACNYASAFLSSRNCCQAAMDAYKLLRMQAIPVTSKTCYKLLKSLHRNGSEDVIKPLLCEFIKIHGLHEPRMINMLSCHLSKRSVSEAIWFSNSMDNVSVPVSVLRGAVYALKKQGEVLDACNFLKEAEKNGFSVDLAMYSIVVDGLCKGGYLEKALDLCESMKKEGLCPNIVIHNSVLNGLCQQGCLTEAFRLFDYLESSKMLPTMITYTILIGALCREGLLDDAYQLFQKMSNKGMRPTTRVYNLLISGYCNFGLTEKALELMSHLEELFLLPDCFTLGSVISGLCLKGDTEAALSFFNEYRYKDILPDFVGFMSLIKGLYAKGRMEESRGILREMFQCKEVVELINSVGDKIQAESLVGLLSSACDQGQIDEIVTILNEVGLMFLSSSDSSSYNALAHLKKLQKTEDACDSMTDSGQVLSPVAYDVSRNSIHRSSERIVQPMIDGDDSLSKLSDDTDIDYHNLLGKSFDDDFDSYYAAIASLCSKGEVIKANKAIEAMIQNSG, encoded by the coding sequence ATGCCCCTCCCCGGCGGCAAAGGCGAGCTGCCTCCCCCTCCTCTGCCGCTCCCCTCGCTCATCAAGCTCGGCCGCGCCGTCACCGCGCGCCACGTCGACCGCCTCCTGgccgccctcctccgccgccgcaagCACCGCCTCCTAGCCGCGCTTGCCTCCCAGGCGCTCGCCAACGCCGTCGCCCCCACCCCGCGTACACACCTCCTCACTGCCTCTGCGCTGCTCGACTCCGCACACCCACGCGACGCGGCACAGCGCCTCGCGCTCGCCTCTTCGGCGCCCGCCTCCTGCGCCAGCCGCTGCCTCTGGGGCGCGCTGCTCCGCCGGGCCTGTGCCGGGTCCGGCGACCCGCACCACGCGCTGGAgctgctcgccgccgccgttgagGACCACGGCGCGGTGCTTTCCCCGTCCACGTACCGCGTGATGGTGGTGGGGCTGTGCGCCCGCGGGGAGGTGGATCGCGCGCTCAAGGCGTTCGACGTAATGACCGAGAGGGGTTGTCAGGTGGACGATCGTGTTTGCAGCTCCATCGTTTCTGGATTCTCCAGGGCCGGGAAGGCCGGGGCGGGGTTGGAGTTCTACAAGAGGCTGAGGAGCGAATTCAGTGGGTTTGAGCCAGGCCTGGTGACATTGACGTCTGTTGTTCATGCGCTTGGGTTGGAGGGGAGAATTGTTGAGATGGCAGAACTGCTGCGGGAGATGGAGTGCAAGGGCATGGGTGCTGATGCGGTGCTTTACAGCAGCATGGTTCATGGATTGATGAGTCGTGGGTTCTTGATGGAAGGGCTTCGGGAGCATCGGTCAATGTTAGATAAGGGCATCACAGCCGATGTGGTTAACTACACTACTGTTATTGATGGTCTGTGCAGAGAAGGTAGCGTGGAGAAAGTAATAGGGTTCTTGGATGAGATGGAGCGACGAGATGCCAAGCCAAATTTGATTACTTATACATCACTTGTGAGGGGTTTCTGCAAGAGAAACAGGTTGGAAGATTCTTTCTCTATTTTAAggcaactgaaacaaacaggcatgGTGGTGGACGAGTATGTATATTCGATTTTGATTGACAATTTGTGTAAAAAGGGAGATTTGGATAGGGCTTTCTCTTTGCTCGATGAGATGGAGAATAAGGGGGTAAAGGCTGGCATTGTAACATACAACGCAGTAATGAATGGTCTATGTAAGGCTGGCGACACTGAAAAGGCCGTCGAAATCTTTGAAGGTGTTGCTGCTGATAACTTCACATATAGCACACTATTACATGGTTACATGAACAGAGATGATGCAACTGGTGTTATGGCAATAAGGGGCAGACTTGAGAGTAGTGGGATTTCCATGGATATTGTCACATGCAACGTCCTTGTCAAAGCATTGTTTATGATTAACAAGGTGGATGACGCCTGGAGCTTGTTTCATAAAATGCCTGAGATGGGCTTAAGACCTAATACTATTACCTACCATACAATGATAGACATGATGTGTAAACTTGAGAAAATTGACAAGGCACTggaattatttgataaatataaGAAAGATTCATCATTGTCCAGTACTGTTGTTCATGATTGCCTGATTAGAGCACTATGTAATGGGAGAAAAGTTGACATGGCTGAccaaatattttatgatcttGTTCAGAAAAAATTAAGGCCTGATTACTGTAACTGCAGGAAGTTGATTCATGCTCATTTCAAAGAACGCGGTGAACATGGTGTGCTGGATTTCATTTTTAAGGTTGGTGAATTAGATATTGACTTATTTTCATCTGCTTGCAATTATGCTTCTGCTTTCTTAAGCAGCAGGAATTGTTGTCAAGCAGCAATGGATGCTTATAAGTTACTCAGGATGCAAGCCATTCCTGTAACTAGTAAAACATGCTATAAGCTACTCAAGAGCTTACACCGAAATGGAAGTGAAGATGTCATAAAACCATTGTTATGTGAGTTCATTAAGATTCATGGCTTGCATGAACCTAGAATGATTAATATGCTGTCTTGTCATCTTAGCAAGAGAAGTGTTAGTGAAGCTATTTGGTTTTCCAATTCCATGGATAATGTCAGTGTTCCTGTCAGTGTTCTGAGAGGAGCTGTCTATGCTCTAAAGAAGCAGGGTGAAGTACTGGATGCATGCAACTTTTTGAAGGAAGCTGAAAAAAATGGGTTTTCAGTAGATTTAGCCATGTACTCCATAGTGGTGGATGGCCTTTGTAAAGGTGGATATCTTGAAAAAGCATTAGACCTCTGTGAAAGCATGAAAAAAGAGGGGCTTTGTCCAAACATTGTCATCCATAACTCAGTTCTCAATGGTTTGTGCCAACAAGGATGCCTTACTGAAGCATTCAGGCTCTTTGACTACCTAGAAAGCAGCAAGATGCTTCCCACAATGATCACTTATACCATACTTATAGGTGCTTTGTGCAGAGAAGGTCTGTTGGATGATGCATATCAATTGTTTCAGAAAATGTCCAACAAGGGTATGAGACCCACAACCCGTGTTTACAACTTGCTGATAAGTGGTTACTGTAACTTTGGATTAACTGAAAAAGCACTAGAGCTTATGTCTCATTTGGAGGAACTCTTTCTACTACCAGATTGTTTTACACTTGGTTCAGTTATTAGTGGACTCTGTCTGAAAGGTGATACTGAAGCTGCATTAAGCTTCTTTAATGAATACCGTTATAAGGATATATTACctgattttgttggtttcatgagcCTGATAAAAGGACTCTACGCAAAAGGAAGGATGGAAGAATCCAGGGGCATCTTGAGGGAGATGTTTCAGTGCAAAGAAGTCGTGGAGTTAATAAACAGTGTTGGAGATAAGATTCAAGCAGAGTCTCTTGTTGGCCTCCTATCTTCCGCATGTGATCAAGGGCAGATTGACGAAATTGTGACTATTCTAAATGAAGTGGGACTCATGTTTTTATCCTCTTCAGATTCTAGCAGTTATAATGCACTTGCACACCTCAAGAAGCTACAGAAAACTGAGGATGCTTGTGATTCCATGACAGATTCAGGACAAGTTTTAAGTCCAGTCGCTTATGATGTTTCTAGGAATAGTATTCATAGGAGTTCTGAGCGCATAGTTCAACCCATGATAGATGGAGATGATAGTTTATCTAAACTAAGTGATGATACTGATATTGACTAC